Proteins encoded together in one Macadamia integrifolia cultivar HAES 741 chromosome 8, SCU_Mint_v3, whole genome shotgun sequence window:
- the LOC122086660 gene encoding tyrosine-specific transport protein-like isoform X1, giving the protein MELQLVSSLHSSSSKLTPPWAWDCGGRGLNTKICFRDNSYCGRTNHSGKHLERSWSAGNWKFLRAKGIRSSAQLRPEPIKGPETKGTVVGAVALIIGTSIGSGLLVLPKKTSSAGFIPSAVCMILCWGFLLIEALLLVEVNVGLLRKKRKKLKEEEELEGISIRTMAQETLGEWGGVLVTANYVFLGYTTMVAYTCKSAEILSQLINLPPSVSGIFFTTFFTILVSIGGTRTTDQVNQWLTVSMLGLLLAIEVQSLLSGGWSGLEMAGNWGKAPSTIPVIIFSLVYHDISPVICMYLGGDLRRIRVSVILGSVVPLLALLVWNAVVLRLPTQADDAVLDPVDLLTRVSWTGVSVMVEAFSLLAVGTSLIGTLLSFSQFFMEQLCKLPWHNPSNQTQKSNGNLEQSILRDESMFFGLQKWWHANKLRFMATAVAVAPPLFVSVTIPDAFSAATDIAGGYCMTTLYGVIPPAMAWAMHTNSCDANDHDGSNKVENNDQKVLSKAKPAVLGVGLFACVIVIEQALQDLLLWNP; this is encoded by the exons ATGGAGTTGCAGTTAGTGTCTTCGTTGCACTCCAGTAGCTCAAAATTAACTCCGCCGTGGGCGTGGGACTGTGGAGGTAGAGGGCTCAATACTAAAATTTGCTTCAGAGACAA TAGCTATTGTGGTCGCACCAACCATTCTGGGAAACATCTGGAGAGGTCGTGGTCTGCTGGAAATTGGAAATTCTTAAGAGCGAAGGGCATAAGGAGCAGTGCGCAATTGAGACCGGAGCCCATAAAAGGGCCCGAGACAAAGGGAACTGTGGTCGGTGCAGTTGCTCTGATCATTGGAACTAGTATTGGCTCCGGGTTACTAGTTCTCCCGAAGAAAACTTCCTCTGCa GGATTCATTCCAAGTGCAGTGTGTATGATACTTtgttggggttttcttctaattGAAGCCCTTTTACTAGTTGAAGTAAATGTGGGTCTgttgaggaagaagaggaagaaactgaaagaagaagaagaactagaaggcATTTCCATTAGAACCATGGCTCAGGAGACACTTGGAGAATGGGGTGGGGTTCTAGTCACTGCTAATTATGTTTTCCTAGGTTATACCACCATGGTGGCATATACTTGCAAGTCAGCTGAGATCCTCTCTCAATTGATAAACCTCCCGCCATCAGTCTCAGGCATCTTCTTCACCACATTCTTCACCATTCTCGTCTCCATTGGTGGGACCCGTACCACTGACCAGGTCAACCAATGGCTTACTGTCTCCATGTTAG GTTTACTATTAGCAATTGAGGTGCAGTCTCTTCTGTCTGGCGGGTGGTCAGGCTTAGAGATGGCAGGAAATTGGGGAAAAGCTCCATCAACAATCCCTGTGATTATATTTTCTTTGGTCTATCATGATATATCACCTG TTATTTGCATGTATTTGGGTGGTGATCTCAGACGTATAAGGGTGTCAGTCATTCTCGGTAGTGTTGTGCCTTTGCTTGCTTTGCTTGTTTGGAATGCAGTTGTGCTTCGTCTTCCAACTCAAGCAGATGACGCCGTACTTGACCCTGTAGATTTGCTCACGAG GGTGAGTTGGACTGGAGTTTCTGTTATGGTAGAAGCCTTCTCACTTCTTGCAGTTGGAACTTCATTGATTGGCACTCTCCTAAGCTTCTCTCAGTTTTTCATGGAGCAACTTTGTAAACTTCCGTGGCATAATCCATCAAACCAAACACAA AAATCCAACGGCAATCTTGAACAAAGTATTTTGAGGGATGAGAGCATGTTTTTTGGCCTCCAGAAGTGGTGGCATGCAAATAAGCTTAGATTCATGGCAACAGCAGTGGCTGTTGCTCCGCCTCTATTTGTATCTGTCACCATTCCAGATGCATTCTCCGCAGCTACAGACATTGCT GGAGGTTACTGCATGACAACGTTGTATGGAGTAATCCCACCAGCAATGGCGTGGGCGATGCACACCAATTCATGTGATGCTAATGATCATGATGGCAGCAATAAAGTGGAAAACAATGACCAGAAGGTATTATCTAAAGCAAAACCAGCAGTTCTTGGAGTAGGTTTATTTGCTTGTGTGATAGTAATAGAGCAGGCTCTACAAGATCTTTTATTGTGGAATCCTTGA
- the LOC122086660 gene encoding tyrosine-specific transport protein-like isoform X2, protein MCIEIFSDSSSYCGRTNHSGKHLERSWSAGNWKFLRAKGIRSSAQLRPEPIKGPETKGTVVGAVALIIGTSIGSGLLVLPKKTSSAGFIPSAVCMILCWGFLLIEALLLVEVNVGLLRKKRKKLKEEEELEGISIRTMAQETLGEWGGVLVTANYVFLGYTTMVAYTCKSAEILSQLINLPPSVSGIFFTTFFTILVSIGGTRTTDQVNQWLTVSMLGLLLAIEVQSLLSGGWSGLEMAGNWGKAPSTIPVIIFSLVYHDISPVICMYLGGDLRRIRVSVILGSVVPLLALLVWNAVVLRLPTQADDAVLDPVDLLTRVSWTGVSVMVEAFSLLAVGTSLIGTLLSFSQFFMEQLCKLPWHNPSNQTQKSNGNLEQSILRDESMFFGLQKWWHANKLRFMATAVAVAPPLFVSVTIPDAFSAATDIAGGYCMTTLYGVIPPAMAWAMHTNSCDANDHDGSNKVENNDQKVLSKAKPAVLGVGLFACVIVIEQALQDLLLWNP, encoded by the exons ATGTGTATTGAGATATTCTCTGACAGCAGTAGCTATTGTGGTCGCACCAACCATTCTGGGAAACATCTGGAGAGGTCGTGGTCTGCTGGAAATTGGAAATTCTTAAGAGCGAAGGGCATAAGGAGCAGTGCGCAATTGAGACCGGAGCCCATAAAAGGGCCCGAGACAAAGGGAACTGTGGTCGGTGCAGTTGCTCTGATCATTGGAACTAGTATTGGCTCCGGGTTACTAGTTCTCCCGAAGAAAACTTCCTCTGCa GGATTCATTCCAAGTGCAGTGTGTATGATACTTtgttggggttttcttctaattGAAGCCCTTTTACTAGTTGAAGTAAATGTGGGTCTgttgaggaagaagaggaagaaactgaaagaagaagaagaactagaaggcATTTCCATTAGAACCATGGCTCAGGAGACACTTGGAGAATGGGGTGGGGTTCTAGTCACTGCTAATTATGTTTTCCTAGGTTATACCACCATGGTGGCATATACTTGCAAGTCAGCTGAGATCCTCTCTCAATTGATAAACCTCCCGCCATCAGTCTCAGGCATCTTCTTCACCACATTCTTCACCATTCTCGTCTCCATTGGTGGGACCCGTACCACTGACCAGGTCAACCAATGGCTTACTGTCTCCATGTTAG GTTTACTATTAGCAATTGAGGTGCAGTCTCTTCTGTCTGGCGGGTGGTCAGGCTTAGAGATGGCAGGAAATTGGGGAAAAGCTCCATCAACAATCCCTGTGATTATATTTTCTTTGGTCTATCATGATATATCACCTG TTATTTGCATGTATTTGGGTGGTGATCTCAGACGTATAAGGGTGTCAGTCATTCTCGGTAGTGTTGTGCCTTTGCTTGCTTTGCTTGTTTGGAATGCAGTTGTGCTTCGTCTTCCAACTCAAGCAGATGACGCCGTACTTGACCCTGTAGATTTGCTCACGAG GGTGAGTTGGACTGGAGTTTCTGTTATGGTAGAAGCCTTCTCACTTCTTGCAGTTGGAACTTCATTGATTGGCACTCTCCTAAGCTTCTCTCAGTTTTTCATGGAGCAACTTTGTAAACTTCCGTGGCATAATCCATCAAACCAAACACAA AAATCCAACGGCAATCTTGAACAAAGTATTTTGAGGGATGAGAGCATGTTTTTTGGCCTCCAGAAGTGGTGGCATGCAAATAAGCTTAGATTCATGGCAACAGCAGTGGCTGTTGCTCCGCCTCTATTTGTATCTGTCACCATTCCAGATGCATTCTCCGCAGCTACAGACATTGCT GGAGGTTACTGCATGACAACGTTGTATGGAGTAATCCCACCAGCAATGGCGTGGGCGATGCACACCAATTCATGTGATGCTAATGATCATGATGGCAGCAATAAAGTGGAAAACAATGACCAGAAGGTATTATCTAAAGCAAAACCAGCAGTTCTTGGAGTAGGTTTATTTGCTTGTGTGATAGTAATAGAGCAGGCTCTACAAGATCTTTTATTGTGGAATCCTTGA